A window of the Helianthus annuus cultivar XRQ/B chromosome 4, HanXRQr2.0-SUNRISE, whole genome shotgun sequence genome harbors these coding sequences:
- the LOC110937221 gene encoding protein PLASTID TRANSCRIPTIONALLY ACTIVE 14 isoform X1, whose product MLTNTMATSILLQQSINCFICNHQQFGKNNLAATKPNFVEKCKKVRDIKARVAVDAMETATSPTAFPFFQIEPKQEDTPASKLELADPEFYQMGFVRSMRAYGVEFREGPNGFGVYASKDIEPTRRAKVVMEIPLELMLTISQKTPWMFFPDIIPVGHPIFDIINSTHPETDWDLRMACLLLYAFDHDKNFWQLYGDFLPSAEECTSLLLATEDDLKELHDENLASTMRKEKARALEFWEKNWHHGMPLKVKRLARDPERFIWAVSMAQTRHINFRIRVGSLVQDANMFAPYADMLNHSCQPNCFFHWRFRDRMFEVMTNAGQRIKKGEEMTVNYMRGQRNNMLMQRYGFSSLSNPWDVLPFSGNAKIHLDSFLSVFNISGSYEDYYHNAKIANEGDNFVDGAVLAAARTLPTWSEGDIPPIPSLEIKAVKTLQEECQQILAEYSTTSKQDQHILDSTPEMSWTRETAIKYRLHRKLFVEKVIEALDIYQDRILF is encoded by the exons ATGTTAACCAACACAATGGCGACCTCAATTCTCCTTCAGCAATCCATCAACTGCTTCATCTGCAATCACCAG CAGTTTGGGAAGAACAATTTGGCGGCAACTAAACCTAATTTCGTGGAGAAAtgtaagaaagttcgtgatattAAGGCTAGAGTAGCGGTTGATGCTATGGAGACTGCTACTTCTCCTACTGCTTTTCCGTTTTTTCAGATAGAACCGAAACAAGAAGATACTCCTGCTTCTAAG CTGGAGCTAGCAGATCCTGAATTTTATCAAATGGGTTTTGTTAGAAGCATGAGAGCCTATGGGGTGGAATTCAGGGAAGGTCCAAACGGGTTTGGAGTTTATGCCTCAAAAGATATTGAACCTACTCGTCGTGCCAAG GTGGTCATGGAGATACCACTGGAATTAATGTTAACAATAAGCCAGAAAACCCCATGGATGTTCTTTCCTGACATCATACCCGTTGGGCATCCAATATTCGATATTATTAACTCAACACATCCGGAG ACCGACTGGGACCTCAGAATGGCGTGCCTTCTTTTATACGCATTTGATCATGACAAGAATTTTTGGCAACTCTATGGTGATTTTTTGCCGAGTGCTGAGGAGTGCACTAGCTTACTTCTAGCTACAGAG GATGACCTGAAGGAGCTACATGACGAGAATCTTGCGTCAACTATGAGAAAAGAGAAAGCACGAGCTCTAGAATTTTGGGAAAAGAATTGG CACCATGGTATGCCATTGAAAGTAAAGCGGCTCGCTCGAGATCCGGAGAGATTTATTTGGGCAGTTAGTATGGCACAAACTAGACATATTAACTTTCGAATAAGAGTCGGTTCGTTAGTTCAGGACGCAAATATGTTTGCACCTTATGCTG ATATGTTAAACCATTCTTGTCAGCCAAATTGCTTTTTCCATTGGCGATTTAGGGATCGCATGTTTGAGGTGATGACAAATGCTGGACAAAGGATTAAAAAAGGGGAAGAG ATGACCGTTAATTACATGAGGGGCCAGAGGAACAATATGCTTATGCAAAGATACGGCTTTTCATCACTTTCA AATCCTTGGGATGTCCTTCCGTTTTCTGGAAATGCAAAGATCCATTTAGACTCCTTCTTGTCGGTCTTCAACATATCTGGCTCTTACGAAGATTATTATCATAACG CCAAAATTGCAAATGAAGGAGATAATTTTGTAGATGGGGCAGTTTTAGCAGCTGCAAGAACACTGCCCACATGGTCAGAAGGGGATATCCCGCCAATCCCAAGCTTAGAGATAAAAGCCGTAAAAACCCTACAAGAAGAATGCCAACAAATTCTAGCCGAATACAGCACCACTTCTAAGCAAGACCAGCATATCCTAG ATTCGACACCAGAAATGAGCTGGACCCGCGAAACTGCAATCAA GTATAGGTTGCACAGGAAGTTGTTTGTGGAGAAGGTTATAGAGGCTTTGGATATATATCAAGATAGGATATTGTTTTAG
- the LOC110935042 gene encoding uncharacterized protein LOC110935042, whose protein sequence is MASFMPFTNKNLDIFMCVLRPTVAVLDDLVDTLKHFSFFTESLGCIHSSIFKSIHGNMIIWYGAWIKRSNNKELLHEALFSSLKNLHNMAILVDHSFMVAYGGEARDGSPAAKFSTGDTICFTCTHLPSNTKMKEHDFVHACFSIFQSCFLRMDGTIAGVCLMCTTRPMMINFCVWKNLQSCYSFLLKNNHRDALQDWFRGAIVSMKYDVFKVVYVSADDAWSFQHYPPHKLLENQVSKVLE, encoded by the exons atggcTTCCTTCATGCCTTTCACCAACAAAAATCTTGACATATTCATGTGTGTTTTGAGGCCGACGGTCGCCGTTCTTGATGACCTTGTCGATACTTTGAAACACTTCTCTTTCTTTACTGAAAGCCTTGGTTGCATTCATTCTTCCATCTTCAAAAGCATCCATGGCAACAtg ATTATATGGTATGGAGCATGGATCAAGAGATCTAATAACAAGGAACTCCTACATGAAGCTCTT TTTTCATCACTGAAGAATCTACATAACATGGCCATTTTAGTTGACCATAGCTTTATGGTCGCCTATGGTGGTGAGGCAAGAGACGGGTCTCCGGCCGCAAAGTTTTCAACCGGCGATACTATATGTTTTACCTGTACCCATCTCCCGTCTAACACCAAAATGAAGGAGCATGACTTTGTGCACGCATGTTTTTCCATATTTCAATCTTGTTTCCTTAGGATGGATGGTACCATCGCCGGCGTTTGCTTAATGTGCACAACGAGACCTATGATGATCAATTTCTGTGTGTGGAAGAATTTGCAATCGTGTTATTCATTTCTACTAAAAAACAATCATCGGGATGCACTACAAGACTGGTTTCGTGGTGCTATAGTTTCAATGAAGTATGATGTGTTTAAAGTTGTGTATGTAAGTGCGGATGATGCATGGAGCTTTCAACACTACCCTCCTCATAAGTTGTTGGAAAACCAAGTATCCAAGGTTTTAGAGTGA
- the LOC110937221 gene encoding protein PLASTID TRANSCRIPTIONALLY ACTIVE 14 isoform X2: MLTNTMATSILLQQSINCFICNHQFGKNNLAATKPNFVEKCKKVRDIKARVAVDAMETATSPTAFPFFQIEPKQEDTPASKLELADPEFYQMGFVRSMRAYGVEFREGPNGFGVYASKDIEPTRRAKVVMEIPLELMLTISQKTPWMFFPDIIPVGHPIFDIINSTHPETDWDLRMACLLLYAFDHDKNFWQLYGDFLPSAEECTSLLLATEDDLKELHDENLASTMRKEKARALEFWEKNWHHGMPLKVKRLARDPERFIWAVSMAQTRHINFRIRVGSLVQDANMFAPYADMLNHSCQPNCFFHWRFRDRMFEVMTNAGQRIKKGEEMTVNYMRGQRNNMLMQRYGFSSLSNPWDVLPFSGNAKIHLDSFLSVFNISGSYEDYYHNAKIANEGDNFVDGAVLAAARTLPTWSEGDIPPIPSLEIKAVKTLQEECQQILAEYSTTSKQDQHILDSTPEMSWTRETAIKYRLHRKLFVEKVIEALDIYQDRILF, encoded by the exons ATGTTAACCAACACAATGGCGACCTCAATTCTCCTTCAGCAATCCATCAACTGCTTCATCTGCAATCACCAG TTTGGGAAGAACAATTTGGCGGCAACTAAACCTAATTTCGTGGAGAAAtgtaagaaagttcgtgatattAAGGCTAGAGTAGCGGTTGATGCTATGGAGACTGCTACTTCTCCTACTGCTTTTCCGTTTTTTCAGATAGAACCGAAACAAGAAGATACTCCTGCTTCTAAG CTGGAGCTAGCAGATCCTGAATTTTATCAAATGGGTTTTGTTAGAAGCATGAGAGCCTATGGGGTGGAATTCAGGGAAGGTCCAAACGGGTTTGGAGTTTATGCCTCAAAAGATATTGAACCTACTCGTCGTGCCAAG GTGGTCATGGAGATACCACTGGAATTAATGTTAACAATAAGCCAGAAAACCCCATGGATGTTCTTTCCTGACATCATACCCGTTGGGCATCCAATATTCGATATTATTAACTCAACACATCCGGAG ACCGACTGGGACCTCAGAATGGCGTGCCTTCTTTTATACGCATTTGATCATGACAAGAATTTTTGGCAACTCTATGGTGATTTTTTGCCGAGTGCTGAGGAGTGCACTAGCTTACTTCTAGCTACAGAG GATGACCTGAAGGAGCTACATGACGAGAATCTTGCGTCAACTATGAGAAAAGAGAAAGCACGAGCTCTAGAATTTTGGGAAAAGAATTGG CACCATGGTATGCCATTGAAAGTAAAGCGGCTCGCTCGAGATCCGGAGAGATTTATTTGGGCAGTTAGTATGGCACAAACTAGACATATTAACTTTCGAATAAGAGTCGGTTCGTTAGTTCAGGACGCAAATATGTTTGCACCTTATGCTG ATATGTTAAACCATTCTTGTCAGCCAAATTGCTTTTTCCATTGGCGATTTAGGGATCGCATGTTTGAGGTGATGACAAATGCTGGACAAAGGATTAAAAAAGGGGAAGAG ATGACCGTTAATTACATGAGGGGCCAGAGGAACAATATGCTTATGCAAAGATACGGCTTTTCATCACTTTCA AATCCTTGGGATGTCCTTCCGTTTTCTGGAAATGCAAAGATCCATTTAGACTCCTTCTTGTCGGTCTTCAACATATCTGGCTCTTACGAAGATTATTATCATAACG CCAAAATTGCAAATGAAGGAGATAATTTTGTAGATGGGGCAGTTTTAGCAGCTGCAAGAACACTGCCCACATGGTCAGAAGGGGATATCCCGCCAATCCCAAGCTTAGAGATAAAAGCCGTAAAAACCCTACAAGAAGAATGCCAACAAATTCTAGCCGAATACAGCACCACTTCTAAGCAAGACCAGCATATCCTAG ATTCGACACCAGAAATGAGCTGGACCCGCGAAACTGCAATCAA GTATAGGTTGCACAGGAAGTTGTTTGTGGAGAAGGTTATAGAGGCTTTGGATATATATCAAGATAGGATATTGTTTTAG